AAGAGTGATTTTTTTCTTAAAAAAGAAAGGCGTCCCTTGCCGCATATAAATATTGTCGTATATTTGGACTGCGACTTTGGATCGCCTGATATATATTATGAATTGTGGAACCTAAAATTAAATGAACCATGGCAGAAAAGACAAGATATTCGGATGCTGAACTCGAGGAGTTCCGCGCCATTATTTTAGAGAAGTTGGAGGTAGCCAGAAAGGATTACGAGTTGTTGAGATCGGGTGTAACCAATTCTGATGGGAACGATGTGGCTGATACGTCACCAACATTCAAAGTGTTGGAAGAAGGTGCCGCAACTTTGTCGAAGGAAGAGGCCGGACGTCTGGCACAGCGCCAGATGAAGTTCATACAGAACTTGCAGGCCGCTTTGATCCGTATTGAAAATAAGACTTATGGCATTTGTCGCGAAACGGGTAAGCTGATCCCGAAGGAGAGACTACGTGCCGTACCTCATGCTACTTTGAGTATCGAAGCAAAACAAGGAGGTAAAAGATAAATGAAATTTTCCAAAGGTTGGGGAGCAGTGTTAATTGTAATGCTGCTCCTTATTCTTGACCAGGCTCTTAAAATCTGGATCAAGACACATATGCAGTTGCACGAAAGTATAGAGATCACTCCGTGGTTTTATTTGTACTTTACCGAAAATCCCGGAATGGCTTTCGGTATCGAGGTGATAGGCAAATTGTTCTTATCCGTATTCCGCATCGTGGCGGTCGGCTTTATCGGTTATTACCTGTATAAGCTGGTGAAGGAGAAGTACAATTTCGGCTTTATTGCGTGTGTCTCGCTGATCTTTGCGGGAGCCATCGGTAATATAATCGACTCTATATTTTATGGGGTCATATTTGACCATAGCTTTGGCCAGATCGCCTCTTTCATGCCTGCCGGTGGTGGTTATGCTACCTGGCTGCACGGAAAAGTGGTGGATATGTTTTATTTCCCGTTGATCCAGACGGTGTTGCCGGACTGGGTTCCAATCTGGGGGGGAGAGGAGTTCGTCTTCTTCCGTCCGATCTTCAACCTGGC
This is a stretch of genomic DNA from Parabacteroides chongii. It encodes these proteins:
- a CDS encoding TraR/DksA family transcriptional regulator — translated: MAEKTRYSDAELEEFRAIILEKLEVARKDYELLRSGVTNSDGNDVADTSPTFKVLEEGAATLSKEEAGRLAQRQMKFIQNLQAALIRIENKTYGICRETGKLIPKERLRAVPHATLSIEAKQGGKR
- a CDS encoding lipoprotein signal peptidase; amino-acid sequence: MKFSKGWGAVLIVMLLLILDQALKIWIKTHMQLHESIEITPWFYLYFTENPGMAFGIEVIGKLFLSVFRIVAVGFIGYYLYKLVKEKYNFGFIACVSLIFAGAIGNIIDSIFYGVIFDHSFGQIASFMPAGGGYATWLHGKVVDMFYFPLIQTVLPDWVPIWGGEEFVFFRPIFNLADSAICVGVFLLLIFYRHTLSASLSKEKESSK